The region AAAAAAGCCCCTGCTGGCAACCGCAAATTATAAGTGAAGCAAACAACGAATAAAACCAAAACGTTGCTTGTACCATAATTTATATACTTTTGCAGGGAGTGGCTAGTTCTTTCGAACTAGAAAGCTTGAGGCGCACCGGAATGCTGCGACCGCACATGCAAAATCTCGCTGCAAATGGAATCAATAGTATGATCGTCATGTTTTTTATACATTCCGAAGGAGAAAAAAATGGCGATGATGAAAGAATTTAAAGAGTTTGCAATGAAGGGCAATGTCGTCGACCTGGCGGTCGGTGTCATCATCGGCGGCGCCTTCGGCAAGATCGTCGATTCATTGGTGCAAGACGTCATCATGCCGCCGATCGGCCGCATTTTTGGCGGCCTCGATTTCGCCAATTACTACCTGCCCCTGAATGGCCAGGCCACCACCATGACCCTGGTGGAAGCGAAGAAAGCCGGCGCCGTGCTGGCCTATGGTAACTTCATCACCATCTTGCTCAACTTCATTATTCTGGCCTTTATCATCTTCCAGATGGTCCGCCTGATGAACAAGGCCCGCCGCGCCCATACGCCGCCGCCGGCGCCGGCCGCGCCACCGGTCACGCCGGAAGACATCATGTTGCTGCGCGAGATACGTGACTCGCTCAAGGGCGCACCAAAAAACAACGATCTGGCACAATAAGCCGTTCCGGCAATGGGCCGGCTGACCTGGGTGGAGTTTTATGCGACGTTTCTGGTTGTTGTTTGCGCAAACCGTGACCATCGCGCTGGCGCTGTACTTCGTGTACGGCGCATTGCGCCCGGCCAGCCGGGTCCAGCAGCTGGGCTCGCCCGCCACGCCGATCCCGGTGGTGGAAACGGCGTCGAGCAGCCTGGCGCCCGGTTCCTTCCGCGATGCGGCGGCGCGCGCCATGCCGGCGGTGGTCAACATCCTGACCACCCAGGCGCCCAAGCGCGGCAGCCACCCCCTGATGCGCGACCCCTTCTTCAAGCGCTTTTTCGGCGAACGCACGCCGGACATGGAGGAAGAGGGCGGCGCGATGAAAAACAGCCTCGGCTCGGGCGTGATCGTCAGCCATGAAGGCTATATTCTCACCAATAACCATGTGGTCGAAGGCGCCGACGAAATCGAAGTCGTGCTGACCGACGGGCGCAAGGCGCCGGCGCAGGTGGTGGGCCTGGACCCGGAAACGGACCTGGCCGTGATCAAGGTCAAGCTCGACAAGCTGCCGGTGATCGTGCTGGGGCAGTCGGAGCAGGCGCGCGTGGGCGACGCCGTGCTGGCGATCGGCAACCCCTTCGGCGTGGGCCAGACGGTGACCATGGGCATTATTTCCGCCCTGGGCCGCAACAACCTGCATATCAACAGTTTTGAAAACTTTATCCAGACCGACGCGGCCATCAACTTCGGCAATTCGGGCGGCGCCCTGGTCGACACGCGCGGCAATTTGATCGGCATCAATACCGCCATCTATTCGCAAAGCGGCGGCTCGGTCGGCATCGGCTTTGCCATTCCCGTCTCGACCACCAAGACGGTGATGGAAGCGATCATCAAGAACGGCCACGTGGTGCGCGGCTGGATCGGCGTGGAAACCCAGGATATCACCAAAGAGCTGGCCGAAAGCTTCGGCCTGCAGCGCAGCACCGGCGCCATCATTGCCGGCGTGGTGCGCGGCGGCCCGGCCGACAAGGCCGGCATCAAGCCGGGCGACATCCTGCTCAACGTCGACGGCAAGCCGGTCGGCGACACCACCGAAATGCTGAACCTGATCGCCCAACTGCCACCGGGTGAAAAAGCTAAAATGACGGTGCTGCGCAAGAGCCGCGAGGCGGCGCTCGACGTGGTGGTGGGCAAGCGTCCCATCCCCAAGGACCTCAACAAATAGCCGCGAATCGGAAACTGACACATGCATGTGCGTGATTTGACCCAATTTTTACGTGAACTGAGCGAAAACAACAACCGTCCCTGGTTTGTCATGAACAAGCCCCGTTACGATATCCTGCGCGAGGAATTCCTGGCGCTGGTGACTTCATTGATTGCCGAACTCGGCAAGTTCGATCCGGCCGTGAAGTTCTGCAATCCCAAGAAAGCCATGTTCCGCATCAACCGCGACGTGCGCTTTGCGCATGACAAGAGCCCGTATAAAACGCGTTTCTCGGCGGCGATCGCGCCGAACGACATGCGCCGTCCCAGCAAGGCCGGCGGCCCCACGTATTATGTGCAGATCGATGGCCACGGCAACATGCTGTTCGGCGCCGGCGAATACATGCCGCCGCCAGGCCGGCTGAAGGCGCTGCGCGAGCATATGGTCAACGATGCGCCAGGGTTTGCCAAAGTGCTCAAGAATAAGCGCCTGAAGGCCCGCTTCAGCACCATCCAGGACGAGGGTAAATTGCAGCGCCCGCCCAAGGGTTTTGACGCCGACGCAGAGCATATCGAATTCATCAAGTTGAAAAGCTTTTTTGTCTGGAGCGAGCTGCCGTTGCCCTTGAACGATCCGGACCAGTTGTTGTCGATGATGGC is a window of Janthinobacterium sp. J1-1 DNA encoding:
- a CDS encoding Do family serine endopeptidase — translated: MRRFWLLFAQTVTIALALYFVYGALRPASRVQQLGSPATPIPVVETASSSLAPGSFRDAAARAMPAVVNILTTQAPKRGSHPLMRDPFFKRFFGERTPDMEEEGGAMKNSLGSGVIVSHEGYILTNNHVVEGADEIEVVLTDGRKAPAQVVGLDPETDLAVIKVKLDKLPVIVLGQSEQARVGDAVLAIGNPFGVGQTVTMGIISALGRNNLHINSFENFIQTDAAINFGNSGGALVDTRGNLIGINTAIYSQSGGSVGIGFAIPVSTTKTVMEAIIKNGHVVRGWIGVETQDITKELAESFGLQRSTGAIIAGVVRGGPADKAGIKPGDILLNVDGKPVGDTTEMLNLIAQLPPGEKAKMTVLRKSREAALDVVVGKRPIPKDLNK
- a CDS encoding DUF2461 domain-containing protein, yielding MHVRDLTQFLRELSENNNRPWFVMNKPRYDILREEFLALVTSLIAELGKFDPAVKFCNPKKAMFRINRDVRFAHDKSPYKTRFSAAIAPNDMRRPSKAGGPTYYVQIDGHGNMLFGAGEYMPPPGRLKALREHMVNDAPGFAKVLKNKRLKARFSTIQDEGKLQRPPKGFDADAEHIEFIKLKSFFVWSELPLPLNDPDQLLSMMAEGLKDAYPLVQWMRSAKEELEEAAD
- the mscL gene encoding large conductance mechanosensitive channel protein MscL, whose product is MAMMKEFKEFAMKGNVVDLAVGVIIGGAFGKIVDSLVQDVIMPPIGRIFGGLDFANYYLPLNGQATTMTLVEAKKAGAVLAYGNFITILLNFIILAFIIFQMVRLMNKARRAHTPPPAPAAPPVTPEDIMLLREIRDSLKGAPKNNDLAQ